The window GTTGCGAACATGGCGATCGGCAAGCTCTATATCGGCCGCAAGGTCCGCGAACTCCGGGAAGCAAACCGGGCGACACAGGGGCAGTTCGCCGAGCGCATCGGCATTTCGACGAGCTACCTCAACCAGATCGAAAACAACCAGCGGCCGGTTTCGGCGGCGGTGCTGCTCGCGCTTGCGGAGAAGTTCCAGATCGATATCGCGGAACTCTCGGCAGGCGAGGGTGACCGGCTCCTGTCGGCCCTGTCGGAGGCGCTGAACGATCCGCTGTTCGAAACCTATTCGCCGAGCCTCCAGGAACTCAAACTCGTCGCCCAGAATGCGCCGGGCCTGGCGCATGCGCTGATCACCTGCCATCAGGCCTACAGGCGCAACAGCGAGCAGCTTGCCAGCATCGACGACACAATCGGCCGCGGCGCCTCCTTCGTCGAGACGACCCCTTACGAGGAGGTGCGCGACTTCTTCCACTTCGTCGACAATTACATCCACGAGATCGACACGCTCGCCGAAACGCTCGCCGCCGATCTCGGCCTCGGGGAAGGGGATAATCATACGGCGCTCGCGGCCCATCTCGAGCAGCGCCATGGCGTGCGCGTCGTGCGCGGCGTCGCCGGCGACGAGGCGATCCGCCGCTTCGATCCGCGTGCCCGCGTCCTGACGCTGAACCCGTACGCGCCGGCGCCCACGCGCGATTTCCAACTGGCGCTGCAGATCGCGCAGTTCCATGCCCGCGAGGAGATCGACCGGATCGTCGGCAGCGCCGGGTTCCGCACCGAGGAGGCAGTCGAAATCTGCAGGCTCGGCTTGCAGAACTATTTCGCCGGCGCCCTGATCCTGCCGTACCAGTCTTTCCTCAAAGCGGCGCGTGAATTGCGGCACGATATCGAGTTGCTTGCTGCCCGTTTCGGGGCCTCGCTGGAGCAGGTCTGCCATCGGCTCTCGACCCTGCAGCGCCCCGGGCAGAAAGGGATTCCGATCTTCTTCGCGCGCATCGACCGCGCCGGAAACATCACCAAGCGCCACAGCGCCGCCAAGCTGCAGTTTGCCCGCTTCGGGGCGGCCTGTCCGCTCTGGAACGTGCATCAGGCTTTCGAAACGCCCGGCCGCATCATCCGCCAGCTCGCTGAAACGCCGGACGGCGTGCGCTATCTCTGCCTCGCCACCCAGATCACCAAGGGCGGCGGCGGTTACCGCGCCAACCATCCGCGCTACGCCTTGGCGCTCGGTTGCGAGATCTCCTATGCCGACGCCTTCGTTTATGCCGATGACATGGACCTCGGCAACCGCACCGCCTTCGACCCGATCGGCATCTCCTGTCGTATCTGCGAGCGCACCAAATGCGCCAGCCGCGCCGTGCCGCCGCTGAAACGCAAGCTGATCGTCGACCATGACATGCGCGGCTCTCTGCCGTATCGTCTAAGCGAGAGTTAAATGCGGCCGGCTCTGTTCGTTTTTGAACAGACTCTGTGAGAATTTGCGTCTGTGCCTGTGCGAAATTTGGTGTAACTACAGCGCCACATTGTCAGTATGCGGGTCAGGGAGGACATGCATATGGATTTTCGCCTGTCAGAGGAGCAGGAAGCCATCCGCGCGATGGCGCTCGATTTCGCCCGGGACGAACTCGCGCCCAGCGCCATCGACTGGGACCAGCAAAAGCATTTTCCGGTGGAGACGCTACGCGCCGCGGCGGCGCTCGGCATGGCCGGCATCTATGTCCGCGACGACGTCGGCGGCACAGGGCTCACCCGTCTGGACGCGGCGATGATCATCGAGGCGTTGGCGACCGGCTGCCCGGCTGTCGCCTCCTTCGTGTCGATCCACAACATGTGCGCCGGCATGATCGACCGCTATGGCGCGGACGAACAGCGCCAGCGGCTGTTGCCGCAACTTCTCACCATGGAGACGCTGGCGAGCTATTGCCTGACCGAACCGGGTTCCGGCTCGGATGCGGCGGCGCTGAAAACCAGGGCGGTGCGCGAGGGCGACAGCTATGTGCTGACCGGGCAGAAACAGTTCATCTCCGGCGCCGGCGAATCCGGTCTCTACATCGTCATGGCTCGCACGGGCGACGAGGGGCCGAAGGGCATTTCGGCATTTGTCGTCGAGAAGGAGGCGCCGGGTCTGACTTTTGGCGCCAACGAGAAGAAGATGGGCTGGCATGCCCAGCCGACCCGCGCGGTGATGCTCGACAATGTCCGCGTTCCCGCTGCAAACCGGCTGGGCGCGGAGGGCGAGGGTTTCCGGATCGCCATGGCCGGCCTCGACGGCGGCCGGCTGAACATCGCCGCTGCCTCGCTCGGCGGTGCGCAGGCCGCCTTTGACAAGGCGCTCGCCTATGTCCACGAGCGGCGCGCCTTTGGCAAGGCGATCGGTGAATTCCAGGCGCTGCAGTTTCGCCTAGCCGACATGGCGACCGATCTTGAGATTGCCCGCACTTTCCTCTGGCGGGCGGCGGCCGCGCTCGATGCCGGCGATCCGGACGCGACCAAGCTTTGCGCCATGGCCAAGCGCTTCGTCACCGACCGCTGCTTCGCAGTCGCAAACGACGCGCTGCAACTCCATGGCGGCTACGGCTATCTCGCCGATTACGGCGTCGAGAAGATTGTCCGCGACTTGCGGGTGCACCAGATACTCGAGGGCACCAACGAGATCATGCGACTGATCGTTTCCCGCGCGATCATGGGACGGAAATAGGAAGGAGATTTCATGGAGATGCAGTCCGCTCAACCGGAAGTCGTCGTCGAACGCCAGGGCGCAATCGGCAGGCTCCGGCTCAACCGGCCGCGTGCGCTGAACAGCCTCAACCTGCCGATGATCCGCATGATCGCCGCGGCACTGACCGATTTCGAGCGCGATTCGGCGGTTGCGGCCGTGCTCGTCACCGGCGAAGGCGAACGTGGGCTTTGCGCCGGCGGCGACATACGCATGATCTACGAGAGCGGCCGGGAGCGGCCGGAGGAAGGCGCGCAATTCTGGCGCGAGGAATTCATCGTCAACAGCCGAATTTCCGCCTATTCCAAGCCCTATATTGCCGTCATGGATGGCATCGTCATGGGCGGCGGGGTCGGTGTTTCTGCCCATGGCAGTCATAGGGTCGTCACGGAGAGGACGCGGCTTGCCATGCCGGAGACGGGAATCGGCTATTTCACGGATGTCGGCGCGACCTGGCTTCTGCCGCGCGCCCCCGGCGAGTTCGGCACCTACATCGGGCTCACCGGCCGCGACATCGGCGCCGCGAATGCGATCCATGCGCGGCTCGCCGACAGTTTTGTTCCGAGCGACAGGATCGGCGACCTGATCACCGCGCTCGTGGCGCTTCCGGATTCGGCGAAGGCGAACGATGTTACTGCCGCGATCCAGAGCGTTTCCAGCGAGCCGCCCGCGTCGCCGTTGCACGACCAGTTTTCGCTGATCGACCGCTGTTTTGCCTTCGACAGCGTTGAAGAAATTCTGGATGCTCTCGAACGCGATGGTTCGGATTTTGCTTTCGAGACGCTGCAAATGCTGCGAACGCGCTCGGCCATCAGCCTGAAGTTGACGCTCTCGCTGCTGCGGGCGGGGCGCGCGAGCGCCTCGCTCAACGAGTGCCTGGAGCGGGAATATGCCGCGACTATCGGCATGCTCTCCAATCCGGATTTCTACGAAGGCGTGCGGGCTGCGGTGATCGACAAGGACCGCAATCCGAAATGGTCCGTCGGGCTCGCTGAGGTGACGCCGCAGGCGCTCGCGCGGTTCGAGAGACACGACGGTCCGCCGCTCTTTGGGTGAAGACCGTCGAACGGAAACATGCAGGTGCAGGAGGAGAGGCACATGACGAAGATCGCCTTTATCGGGCTTGGCAACATGGGCGGCCCGATGGCCGCCAATCTGGTGAAGGCGGGTCACGCCGTCACCGGCTTCGACCTGTCGGAAGCGTCCCGCAATGCCGCGGCGAAGACCGGCGTTTCGGTCGCCGGCTCGATCGCGCAGGCCGTGCGCGAGGCGGAATGTGTCATCACCATGCTGCCGGCGAGCGCACATGTCCTTTATGTCTGGGACGAACTGCTCGGTTTCGTCGACCCGGGAACGCTCATCATCGACAGCTCGACGATCGATGTCGAAAGCGCGCGCAAGGTGCACGGCTTTGCCGACAAGGCCGGCTGCCCCTCGCTCGACGCCCCGGTCTCCGGCGGCACGGCGGGAGCCGCGGCCGGCACGCTGACCTTCATGGTCGGCGGCAGTGACGGCGCGTTTTCCCGTGGCAAGCATCTGCTCGAGGCAATGGGCAAAAAGATCGTCCATTGCGGCGATGTCGGCGCCGGGCAGGCGGCGAAGATCTGCAACAATATGATCCTCGGAATTTCGATGGCCGGCGTTTGCGAGGCTTTCGTGCTGGCCGAGCGGCTGGGCCTGTCGCATCAGGCGCTCTTCGACGTCGCCTCCACCTCGTCCGGCCAATGCTGGTCGCTGACCACCTATTGCCCGGTTCCCGGCCCGGTTCCGGCCTCGCCGGCGAACAACGACTACAAGCCCGGCTTTACCGCGAGCCTGATGCTGAAGGACCTGAAGCTTTCCCAGCAGGCCGCAAGCGCCAGCGGCGCGGCAACTCCGATGGGGGCGCAGGCGGCGCAACTCTACAGCCTGTTCGAAAAACTCGGCCACGGCGGCGAGGACTTCTCCGCGCTGATCCGCATGCTGCGCGGCACAGAAGAGGTCAAGGCAGGGTAGGATGTAGGGCGTTGATACCCCCCTGCCCTGCAGAGGGGGGTGCCTCCTTGCGCACGCGGAGATGCGCCGCAACGATCCAGGCAGATCCGGCTCCCGCTCTGATCGGCTATCACATCTGCACGGTCATGCCGCCATCGACCGTCAGCGTGATGCCGTTGACGAAGCTTGCCGCCGGCGAGGCGAGGAAGACGGCGGCCGGCGCGATTTCTTCCGGCCGCCCCCAGCGCTTCAGCGGAATGCGGACATCGACGAACGCCTTGAGCGCAGGATCGGCTGCAAGATGTGCATTGGTCTCGGTCGCGAACCAGCCCGGCGCAATGGCGTTGACGGTCAGGTTGTCGGCGCCGAGTTCGACGGCGAGCGAGCGAGTCAGCGCCGAAAGCCCGCCTTTGGCCGCCGTATAGGCAGGATCGCCGGCGCGCGCGGCGAAGGCGGCGATCGAGGTGACGAAGATCAGCCGGCCGGCGGCGGACTGTTTAAGATAAGGCAATGCCGCCTTCGCCATGGCGTAAGCCGCCGTGAGATCGGTATTGAGGAGTGCTGCGAACTCGGACGGCTCCATTGCTTCCGTACTGCGGCGATCCCGCTCGCCGACGGCGTGTATCAGGATATCGAGCGCCCCGGTCTTGGCCGTGGCATCCACCAGAATGGCTTCGACATCGCGCGTAATGTCGCCCGGCGCCACCGCGACGGTGACGCCGTCATCGGCAAGCCGGGCTCTCGTCTCCTCGAGGGTGTCGAGATTGCGGCCGTTGATCACGGTCCAGGCGCCGGCTCGTGCAAGAGCCTTCGCCATTTCAAGGCCGAGCCCGCGCCCGCCGCCGGTCACCAGTGCGGTCTTGCCGTTGAGATCAAACATGGCGTCCTCGCTCGTCGCTGCTGCATGTTTCCCTAAACCGTAGCCGATTCAAGGATAAAAACATGTAGCAATTCAAAGTGCTACAGCGTTCTTTGCGCGCCTGATAAGACGCGCGGCGCGGTAGATCGTTCGCAGAGATTTACCGCAATGTCGGCTATCGGCAAGCGATCGGCGATCGTGGTGCCAGCCGTTCCCGGCCTGCTGGAAATGGAAAGGCCGGCCACCGCGGCTGCGGCGACCGGCCTCCGACAGCCTGCTGGCTGATCACTTCATCGTATAGACGTCGATGGTGAAGTACTTGTCGTTGATCTTCTGATAGGTGCCATCGGCGCGGATTTCTTCGAGCGCCTTGTTCAGCTTCTCGCGCAGGTCGTTGTCCTCCTGCCGGACAGCGATGCCGACGCCGTCGCCGACGAACTTCTTGTCGGTGATCGGCTCGCCGATAAGCTCGCAGCAGCCTTTGCCGTCGTCGTTCTTGGTGACCCAATCGAGCATCGGCAGCATGTCGCCGACCTGCAGGTCGAGGCGCCCGTTGACCATGTCGAGATTGGCCTCGTCCTGGGTCGGATAGAGCTTGATCTCCGCATCGGGATAGACGGCGGCAATATAGTCGGCCTGGGTCGTGCCGGACTGCGCGCCGATTACCTTGCCCTTGAGCGCTTCATTGCTGAACTCGGTGAGCCCCGCTCCCTTCGGGGCCACATGGGTCATTGCAGCGAGATAATACGGGTCGGTGAATGCCACCTGCTTCTTGCGCTCCTCGGTGATGAACATCGAGGCGATAATCATGTCGTATTTCTTGGCGAGCAGGCCCGGAATGATGCCGTCCCAATCCTGGGCGACGACCTCGCATTCGACCTTCATGCGTTCGCACAGCGCAAGGCCGATTTCGACGTCGAAGCCGCCGACCTTTCCGGTGGAATCGACGAAATTGAAGGGCGGATAGGCGCCCTCAGTGCCGATCTTCAGTTTCTCGGCTGCCTGTGCCGTCGACGAGAGCAGCCCGGCGCAGATGAGCGCCAATGTCAGAATCCGGTTTTTCATTGTCCGTTCCCCTTGGAATTCGCCCCTTTGTCGGGGCTTCGGCCGAACTCTATGGTCATATGCGGCATAAGCGAAATAGATAGGCGCGATAGTCGATATTATTTCAATTTATCTGATAACCGTCCGCCTCGGGAACAGGAGGACGGCAGACCACCACTATTGACAGTCGCCGCGGTTTTCGCGCCGATGCGGCGGAAACGGCTTTACATCGGCGACGCTGTTTGATTTGTCAGTCGCAGTGATTTTTTCGATGGTTTGGAGGAGTAGGATGAAGCTGTTGCGTTATGGACCGGTAGGAGCCGAGAAGCCGGGCGTGCTTGACGGTGCGGGCAGGATTCGCGATCTCTCCGGTGTCATCGCCGATATCGGCGGCGCGGCGATCGTGGATTTTGGCTGGGCGAGCGGGCTCGATATCGAAAGCCTGCCGGTCGTCGAGGGCGTGCCTCGGCTTGGCGCCTGCGTTACCGGCACCGGCAAGTTCATCTGCATCGGTCTCAACTATGCGGACCATGCCGCAGAGTCCGGTCTGGAGGTTCCGCCGGAGCCGGTCGTGTTCATGAAGGCGACCTCGGCGATCGTCGGTGCGAACGACAATGTGATCATTCCGCGCGGTTCGGTGGCCACCGATTGGGAAGTCGAGCTCGGAGTGGTTATCGGCAAGACCGCGAAATACGTGTCCGAGGCGCAAGCGCTCGATCACGTCGCCGGCTATTGCGTCGTCAACGACGTCTCGGAGCGCGATTTCCAGACGAAGCGCTCCGGCCAGTGGACCAAGGGAAAATCCTGCGACTCCTTCGGCCCCATCGGTCCATGGCTGGTGACCCGCGACGAGATCGGCAATCCGCAAAACCTGAAGATGTGGCTGACCGTCAACGGCGAGACGAAGCAGGACGGTTCGAGCGAAACCATGGTCTACGGCGTCGCCCATCTCGTGAGCTACCTCTCGCAGTTCATGACCCTGCATCCGGGTGATGTCATCTCGACCGGCACCCCTCCCGGCGTCGGCATGGGCTTCAAGCCGCCGCAATATCTGAAGGCCGGCGACGTGATCGAGCTTGGCATCGAAGGTCTCGGCACGCAGAAGCAGAGAGTTGTAGCGGACGACTGAACCAGATCTACAGCGCCGCGCGCCTTATCAGACGCGCAAAGGACGCTGTAGCACTTTGAATTGCTGCATGTCTTTGTCCTTAAATCGAGGTCGATTTAAGGAGACATGCAGGAGGAGCGCCTCCAGGAGCTTGGTGGGGCGCTCCGGCCGGCTTTAGCCCTTCAGCCGCCCCTGCCGCTTGAGTTGCTGCTCGCGGAAGAAGATGAAGAGGCCGGAGGCGACGATGAGACCGGCGCCGAGGATCATCGACAGGCGCGGCGTGTCGCCGAAGATCAGCCAGCCGAAGACGATCGCCCAGAAGAGCAGCGTATATTGCAAAGGCGCGATCGTCGCTGTTTCGGCGAGCTTCAACGCCCTGTTGACGAATACGTGCGCGAGCATGGCGACGACGCCAAGCAGACCCAACAGCGCCGTGTCGAGCGGTTTCAGCGGTGTCCAGTCCAGCGGCGCCCAGACGAGGCCGGCGACCGTCGCCCCGACGATCTGCCAAAAGGCCAGTATCGTATCCGGCGTACCACGCAGCGAGCGTCCGGAAATCATCATGAAGGCGAAGAACATGCTGCCGAGGAGCGAGATCAGCGCCGGCAGGGTGAAGGCCTCAGAGGATGGCTCGAGCGCGATGACGACGCCGACGAAGCCGATGGCGATCGCGGTCCAGCGCCGCCAGCCGACATGTTCCTTGAGGACCAGCGGCGAGACGGCCGCGACGTAGATCGGCGCTGCCAGCCAATAGGTCATGACGTCGGCGAGCGGCAGATAGACCACGGCGAAATAGAAGGCGACGACCTCCGCCGTCGAGGCGACGACGCGAGCAAGCTGAAGCCATGGCCGTTCGACCGCGACAAGTTTCCGTAATCCGCCGGCCCAGAGGAAGGGTGCGAGCAGGACGGCGGCGGCCAGGCTGCGGATCAGCACCACCTGGCCGACCGAATAGGTCGCGACCAGCCATTTGCCCATGACGTCGTTCAGCGAGAACATCAGCATGCCGAGAAGCATGAGCAGAACGCCGGTGCGGGCGGTGCCGGAAGCGTGAGAAAGGGAGGAGGGAGTAGCAGCGTCCGCGGTCATGGCTCGGGCCTTTGTCTACCGCGCCGCGCGTCTTATCAGACGCGCCAAGGACGCTGTGGCACTTTGAGTTGCTGCATGTTTCCTTAAATCGACTATGATTTAAGGAAACATGCAGTAGGGACCCTGCCATTGGCACATTCCTCCAGCGCGATCCATGCTGCCTTTCTGATCAACTCATCAGCGTTGCGAATGGGAGCCGCG of the Sinorhizobium chiapasense genome contains:
- a CDS encoding helix-turn-helix domain-containing protein, with product MAIGKLYIGRKVRELREANRATQGQFAERIGISTSYLNQIENNQRPVSAAVLLALAEKFQIDIAELSAGEGDRLLSALSEALNDPLFETYSPSLQELKLVAQNAPGLAHALITCHQAYRRNSEQLASIDDTIGRGASFVETTPYEEVRDFFHFVDNYIHEIDTLAETLAADLGLGEGDNHTALAAHLEQRHGVRVVRGVAGDEAIRRFDPRARVLTLNPYAPAPTRDFQLALQIAQFHAREEIDRIVGSAGFRTEEAVEICRLGLQNYFAGALILPYQSFLKAARELRHDIELLAARFGASLEQVCHRLSTLQRPGQKGIPIFFARIDRAGNITKRHSAAKLQFARFGAACPLWNVHQAFETPGRIIRQLAETPDGVRYLCLATQITKGGGGYRANHPRYALALGCEISYADAFVYADDMDLGNRTAFDPIGISCRICERTKCASRAVPPLKRKLIVDHDMRGSLPYRLSES
- a CDS encoding isobutyryl-CoA dehydrogenase yields the protein MDFRLSEEQEAIRAMALDFARDELAPSAIDWDQQKHFPVETLRAAAALGMAGIYVRDDVGGTGLTRLDAAMIIEALATGCPAVASFVSIHNMCAGMIDRYGADEQRQRLLPQLLTMETLASYCLTEPGSGSDAAALKTRAVREGDSYVLTGQKQFISGAGESGLYIVMARTGDEGPKGISAFVVEKEAPGLTFGANEKKMGWHAQPTRAVMLDNVRVPAANRLGAEGEGFRIAMAGLDGGRLNIAAASLGGAQAAFDKALAYVHERRAFGKAIGEFQALQFRLADMATDLEIARTFLWRAAAALDAGDPDATKLCAMAKRFVTDRCFAVANDALQLHGGYGYLADYGVEKIVRDLRVHQILEGTNEIMRLIVSRAIMGRK
- a CDS encoding enoyl-CoA hydratase/isomerase family protein, with the translated sequence MEMQSAQPEVVVERQGAIGRLRLNRPRALNSLNLPMIRMIAAALTDFERDSAVAAVLVTGEGERGLCAGGDIRMIYESGRERPEEGAQFWREEFIVNSRISAYSKPYIAVMDGIVMGGGVGVSAHGSHRVVTERTRLAMPETGIGYFTDVGATWLLPRAPGEFGTYIGLTGRDIGAANAIHARLADSFVPSDRIGDLITALVALPDSAKANDVTAAIQSVSSEPPASPLHDQFSLIDRCFAFDSVEEILDALERDGSDFAFETLQMLRTRSAISLKLTLSLLRAGRASASLNECLEREYAATIGMLSNPDFYEGVRAAVIDKDRNPKWSVGLAEVTPQALARFERHDGPPLFG
- the mmsB gene encoding 3-hydroxyisobutyrate dehydrogenase, with the protein product MTKIAFIGLGNMGGPMAANLVKAGHAVTGFDLSEASRNAAAKTGVSVAGSIAQAVREAECVITMLPASAHVLYVWDELLGFVDPGTLIIDSSTIDVESARKVHGFADKAGCPSLDAPVSGGTAGAAAGTLTFMVGGSDGAFSRGKHLLEAMGKKIVHCGDVGAGQAAKICNNMILGISMAGVCEAFVLAERLGLSHQALFDVASTSSGQCWSLTTYCPVPGPVPASPANNDYKPGFTASLMLKDLKLSQQAASASGAATPMGAQAAQLYSLFEKLGHGGEDFSALIRMLRGTEEVKAG
- a CDS encoding SDR family oxidoreductase is translated as MFDLNGKTALVTGGGRGLGLEMAKALARAGAWTVINGRNLDTLEETRARLADDGVTVAVAPGDITRDVEAILVDATAKTGALDILIHAVGERDRRSTEAMEPSEFAALLNTDLTAAYAMAKAALPYLKQSAAGRLIFVTSIAAFAARAGDPAYTAAKGGLSALTRSLAVELGADNLTVNAIAPGWFATETNAHLAADPALKAFVDVRIPLKRWGRPEEIAPAAVFLASPAASFVNGITLTVDGGMTVQM
- a CDS encoding ABC transporter substrate-binding protein produces the protein MKNRILTLALICAGLLSSTAQAAEKLKIGTEGAYPPFNFVDSTGKVGGFDVEIGLALCERMKVECEVVAQDWDGIIPGLLAKKYDMIIASMFITEERKKQVAFTDPYYLAAMTHVAPKGAGLTEFSNEALKGKVIGAQSGTTQADYIAAVYPDAEIKLYPTQDEANLDMVNGRLDLQVGDMLPMLDWVTKNDDGKGCCELIGEPITDKKFVGDGVGIAVRQEDNDLREKLNKALEEIRADGTYQKINDKYFTIDVYTMK
- a CDS encoding fumarylacetoacetate hydrolase family protein: MKLLRYGPVGAEKPGVLDGAGRIRDLSGVIADIGGAAIVDFGWASGLDIESLPVVEGVPRLGACVTGTGKFICIGLNYADHAAESGLEVPPEPVVFMKATSAIVGANDNVIIPRGSVATDWEVELGVVIGKTAKYVSEAQALDHVAGYCVVNDVSERDFQTKRSGQWTKGKSCDSFGPIGPWLVTRDEIGNPQNLKMWLTVNGETKQDGSSETMVYGVAHLVSYLSQFMTLHPGDVISTGTPPGVGMGFKPPQYLKAGDVIELGIEGLGTQKQRVVADD
- a CDS encoding DMT family transporter — translated: MTADAATPSSLSHASGTARTGVLLMLLGMLMFSLNDVMGKWLVATYSVGQVVLIRSLAAAVLLAPFLWAGGLRKLVAVERPWLQLARVVASTAEVVAFYFAVVYLPLADVMTYWLAAPIYVAAVSPLVLKEHVGWRRWTAIAIGFVGVVIALEPSSEAFTLPALISLLGSMFFAFMMISGRSLRGTPDTILAFWQIVGATVAGLVWAPLDWTPLKPLDTALLGLLGVVAMLAHVFVNRALKLAETATIAPLQYTLLFWAIVFGWLIFGDTPRLSMILGAGLIVASGLFIFFREQQLKRQGRLKG